TGAGAAAAATGCAGAACAGAATGGCTCGGAAATCGATTTTTATCAGGGTGACCTTCTCCAGCCTCTTATTTCAAAAGGGAAGAAATTTGATATCATTCTATCCAATCCTCCATATATACCGGAAAAGGATATCGAGTGGATGTCAGATATAGTTACCGAGCACGAACCGCACCGCGCCCTCTTTGCGGGTGAAGACGGACTGGACTTATACAGGCGCTTCATGGAAGAGCTGCCAGCTGTCATCAAAGACCGTGCCATCATCGGCTTCGAGGTGGGTGCCGGCCAAAGTGAAGCAGTTTCATTACTCCTGAAGCAGGCATTCCCGCAGGCAAATGTGGAAACAGTCTATGACATTAACGGCAAAGACCGGATGGTTTTTGCGGAAATAGAGTAACACAGCCGCCGGCATGGCGGTTTTTTATTAGGTGAGAGGCACTGCATCAGAATACTATAAAAAAATTTAATTTTAATAGTTTAAGATTCTGGCAACCTGTCCACACTGTGGATAGTGAAGGGATGGTGCCGGAAATGATGAATACAAAAACGATTGTGAAATTATATGTACTGATTTTATCCTTAGGAACCATTTTAAGTTTATATATACCGCAAACAGAAGTGACGGCAGATGAGCCGATGGTCATACCAAGTGAGGCAATCAGGCTGCGCATTCTGGCCAACAGCGATAATGAAGAAGACCAGGCGATTAAGAGGAAAGTAAGGGACGCAATAAATGCAGAGATCACTGAGTGGGTGGCAGATTTAACTTCAATCGAAGATGCACGTGAACTGATCCAGTCCAGATTGCCTGAGATTCAAAAGATTGCAGAAGAAGTTGTAGCTGATGAAGGATCTGATCAGAAAGTAAATGCCGACTTTGGAAAAGTCAGCTTCCCGACGAAATTATACGGACAGTTTTTATATCCGGCTGGCGAATACGAAGCGATCTTGATCACTCTTGGCGAAGGAAAAGGAGCCAACTGGTGGTGTGTGCTTTTCCCTCCTCTTTGCTTCCTTGATTTCTCAAACGGTGTGGCTGTAAGCGAAGGCTTTGAAGAAGGAGAAAAGAAGGGAGAAGTAAAAGCAGAAGAAATCGCTGCTGATACAGATTCCGAAAAAGAAACAGCACCTGTTTATACAGAAGAAGATGAAGAACCTGTGGAAGTAAAATTCTTTTTAGCTGAAATATGGGAGAAAATCTTCGGTTAGTCCTTGCTGCAGAGCGAGGTCTTCCTTTTTAGAATCATTATAAAAACTGGAAATCAAATTACATTTAAGACAAGCATTTAACATCTTCTTTTCATGCGTTTGATTCTACTAAAAACGGATATTTAAAGTAGTGTAACAACAAAACATAAACAAAAAGGAGATGAAAGATAATGGCTAAAAACAACAATAATAACAACGATAAAATGTCTCGTGAGGAAAGGGGACGCATGGGTGGAGAAGCAACAAGCCGCAACCATGATAAGGAATTCTATCAGGAAATAGGCCAAAAGGGCGGAGAAGCAACAAGCCAGAACCATGACAAGGAATTCTATCAGGAAATAGGCCAAAAAGGCGGAGAAGCAACAGCGGAAAATCATGATAGTGAATTCTATCAGGAGATTGGCCAAAAAGGCGGAGAAGCGACAGCGGAAAATCATGACAAGGAATTCTATCAGGAAATTGGACGCAAAGGCGGAGAAGCAACAAGTGAAAACCATGACCGCGATTTCTACGAAGAAATCGGCAGAAAAGGCGGCAACTCGAACGACTAAACCCGCCGCAGAAAAATTGCATATGATAGTAATATAAACACGGCAGCGGAATTCAAACAGCTGCCGTGTTTTGTTTTACAATAATCTTTCTTTCTCTCACATCCTGAAATATTTTTCAAATCTAGTTCTACTTTTTCTATTTTTTCATATTCATAGAGTGACAATTAGAAAATGGGGTGAAGAAATGGAAACAGGTGTAGTGAGATGTGCTGATGCTTCAGATGTGGAGAATCTGGCATCTTTTCTGGAATCGGCAAACTTAAGTACGGATGGGATAAGGGAAGCAATCGAATATTTTTTGATTATGGAGAGTGATTCCGGGGATATTAAGGCTACCCTGGGAATTGAACCCCATGGAAAGATTGGTCTTTTGAGATCACTTGTGATGACATCCACAGCATCAGAAAAAGATCTATTTATTTTGTTTGAGCAAATATTATTGCTGGCAAGGGATCGGGGCATGGAATCCTTATATCTCGCATCAAATAAAAGAAACTCGCTGGCATTTTTCAGCCTGCTTGGCTTTAAACAGGAAGAAACAGCCCACTTGCCGGAAGTTTTATTCGAGTCGGAGCATGTTAAGCATATCATGACTGTGGATAACTCTTTCTTTTTGAAATTATCCATGTGAATTGTGGGTATCTTGCTAAAGTTATACACAAATCCCTCTTATTTATACACAATTTGTGGATAAGACTTGAGTTATCCAGCTTCTTCTACTATACTTTCCAAAGGAATGTTCAAAAAAATGTCGAAAACATAGGAATTTTGACAGCAAAAAAACATTTTTTGTGAAGGTGGATAACAATGATTACAAAAAGATGGTCGGTGGATAACAGTGTGGATAAAGAAGATAGTTATTCACAGTGTTCACAAGCTGCCGATCTGTTAAAAAAATGAAGTGGTCGCTTTCCCCACAGAAACCGTATATGGATTAGGCGGGAATGCGGAAAATGATGAAGCGGTCAGAAAAATATTTGAGGCGAAGGGACGTCCGAGTGATAATCCCCTGATTATTCATATTGCTGACAAAGGCAAGCTTGATGCTTTTGTAACCGAAATTCCGCAAAATGCGCAGGCGCTCATGGATCGATTTTGGCCGGGACCGCTTACGCTCATTTTTAATCTAAAGGAAGGTGTTCTTTCCCATTATGCAACGGCAGATTTATCTACAGTTGCTGTGAGAATGCCTGATCATCCAGTAGCCCTGGCGCTGCTGAATAAAACAGGATTGCCAATTGCCGCTCCAAGTGCGAATCGCTCGGGAAGGCCCAGTCCGACAACGGCTGACCATGTGTGGGAAGACTTGAATGGAAGAATAGCTGGATTAGTGGATGGAGGTCCGACAGGCGTTGGCGTGGAATCCACCGTAGTGGATTGTACAGGTGATGTGCCTGTCATCTTAAGGCCAGGCGGCATTACGAGAGAACAGCTTGAAGAGGCTGTAGGCGAGATCATCGTAGATCCTGCATTAGCGGATGAAAGCCAGGCGCCAAAATCTCCCGGCATGAAATACCGTCACTATGCGCCGGATGCTCCGCTTTATCTAGTAGAAGGAACAAAAGAAGACATCCAGTATTTTGTTGAGGATAAAAAGAAGGAAGGCCTTTCTGTGGGGGTTCTGACAACATCGGAAAACCTGGAATTTTATCGCGCTGATTTTATCTATGCCTGCGGACAGCGGGATAAGCTTGAAACCGTGGCCAGCTCGCTCTATGAAGCATTAAGATACTTCAACACAACAAATGCTGATATTATTTTCTGTGAGATGTTCCCGGGTGAAGGTGTCGGGCACGCAATCATGAACCGCCTGATGAAAGCAGCAGGACACAGGGTCATTAGGAGATAGATAATGAAACCGTTTCGTCATGAGGCGGTTTTTTGTTTTGGAAAACGGTCGGCATTCTAAAACCGTCTGGACGTGCATATGCTGAATTAGCAAGTCCAAGGAGGCGGAAAAATGTCTGTAATGATCGGGGAAATTTTAACACTGGCTCTAATGGCATTCGCATTGGGGATGGATGCCTTTTCGGTAGGTCTTGGCATGGGGATGTACAAACTCCGCCTCAGACAAATAGCAAAAATCGGCATCACCATTGGACTTTTCCATGTATGGATGCCTTTATTGGGAATGATAGCAGGCCGATTTCTATCAAATACATTCGGAGCCATTGCCGGTTATGCAGGCGGGGGATTGCTCCTTTTATTAGGTGTGCAGATGATTTGGTCAAGCTTCAGGGATGATGAAGACAGCTTAATCACCCCTGTGGGCATAGGGCTGATGATTTTTGCCTTGAGCGTCAGCCTTGATAGTTTTTCAGTAGGCCTCAGCCTCGGAATCTACGGTGCCAAAACCTTGCTTGTGCTCGTGTTCTTCGGAGCCGGGGCGACCATCCTCACATGGGCTGGCCTCCTCACTGGCAGGAAGGTACAAAGCTGGATCGGCTCCTACAGCGAGGCGCTCGGTGGTGCCATCCTCCTTGCCTTCGGGGTAAAACTCTTATTTTTATAAAAGTGAGCCTGTGTTTAAATGTTAATATTTTGTGAAAAATGGAAAGGGTGCGGGTCGCCCTTTTTCTTTTTTTGCAAGGGAGCTATAGGTGTTATGGGAATTTTGACTTATAATGTAAGAAAAGTGCAAACTGAAATATTTGAATAAAATTTTATGGTTATAGACCGATATATAAGGAGGGAGTATCTCTGTGACAAAAATATTATTTGTATGTACAGGAAATACTTGCAGAAGCCCGATGGCAGAAGCCATTTTAAAAAGCAAATCGCTCCCGGGTGTAGAAGTGAAATCGGCTGGAGTCTTTGCAGCAGACGGCAGCGAGGCGTCCCCGCATACAAAAAGTGTGCTGGAGGAGCATGGGATACCGCTGCAGCATCAGTCTTCCAGTATGAGTAAAGAGTTAATTGACTGGGCGACCTATATTTTAACAATGACAGCCGGCCACAAAAATACCGTTCTGTCCATGTTTCCTGATGCGGGAGACAAAACCTTCACACTAAAAGAGTTTGCCGGAGCCGCGGGAGATATTATCGATCCATATGGGGGACCGGTTGAGATATATAGAAATACATTTAAAGATCTGACAGAAGCGATTGAACAAATGTTGGATCGCGTAAAGAGACCAGATTAATCAGGGGGACAACATAATGGGGGAGAAAAAGGGCTATAAGTTTGGCCTTAGGAAAAAGCTCGTATTCTTTATCACATCGCTGGCCATCATTACATACACCACAAGTGCCATATTTCTTTACTTTCTATTTCCTGGTATTGAAGAAATGCTTCCATTTGGAGAGGCTGTTTTTACTATTATAACTTTAGGAATGGGTATTTTTTGGTCAGGTGTTCTTGCTTTTTTTGCTGCAGGTTTCATTATCAAACCTTTACAGAAACTTGAAAAAACGGCACTCATGGCTGCCAATGGCGATATCGGCCAGGACGCAGAGCTTTCCAAGTCAGATGATGAAATCCGTTCATTGGGCATTGCATTCAATCATATGCTTTTCAATTTAAGGGATATGGTCCATAAAATTGACGAGAATTTTAGAGAAACGAATGAAAAGGTCATTGCGATGTCTTCCGAGTCTTCAGCAGCTGCAGAGCAGGCAGATTCGATTGCTAGAACCATTAGCGAAATTTCCCAGGGAGCAGATAGTTCTGCGGTTTCCATTCAATCAACAGCTGAATCAATGGAAGATGTCCTGAGAATTGCTCAGGAGGTCCAGGATACAGCAAAAGCATCACAAAATGTTTCCGGCGAAATGGTTCAGGACTTGATGGAATCAAAGAAAGTGATCCATTCACTTATTTCAGGTATAGAAAAATTGGCCCGCGATAATGAGGAATCATTGCAGACAGTGAAGCGCCTTGAACAAAATGCCGTGAAAGTGGAGCAGATTATTCAGCTTGTCGGTGATATTGCAGCGCAGACTAACCTTCTTGCTTTAAATGCTTCCATTGAAGCAGCCCGTGAGGGGGACCATGGCAAAGGGTTCGCCGTAGTCGCTGAGGAAGTGCGTAAACTTGCAGATGAAAGTGCACAGGCAGTGCAGGGCATCTCAGAATTGATAAAAAACATTCAGGAAGAGGTCCGCAATGTTGTTACGCAAATCTCTTATCAAGTGGAGACTGCTAATAATGAAGTGAAAAAGGGGACGAAAACAAACGAAGTGATTGAAGAAATGGCGAAAGTGGTCAATGAAATGGCTGCATCTGTGTCTGCTATTTCAGGCTTGGTTGATAACCAGATGGAGGGAATACAGCTTACATCCACACAATCCCAGGAAGTTGCGGCGATTGCTGAAGAAACATCAGCAGGCGCACAGGAGGTTTCAGCAGCCACTCAGCATCAGACTGCTGTGATTGGAAATGTAGAAAGACTGGCCATCGAGCTTAAAGAACAAGCGGAAAAATTAAATAGCACAATTACTAAGTTTAAACTTTAAGGGAGCCCAAAATGCAGCTCCCTTTCTTTATATTTTCAATGTTTTGTGTCAAAATAAAAGCATAATGTCAAAATTAAGCGGGCTTCAAACAGGAGGGTTTCATAATGAAAATTGCAATTGCATCAGACCATGGCGGACTTAATCTCCGCGAGGAAATCAAAAGCCTAATGGATGAAATGAACATTGAGTATGAGGATTTCGGCTGTGAATGCGAAACTTCAGTAGATTATCCGGATTATGCATTGCCTGTTGCTGAAAAGGTAGCAGGAGGGGAATTCGATAAAGGCATTCTGATCTGCGGGACGGGGATTGGCATGAGCATCTCCGCTAACAAAGTGAAGGGAATTCGCTGTGCGCTTGTGCATGATGTATTCAGTGCCAAAGCAACCCGTGAACATAATGACAGCAACATCCTCGCTATGGGTGAACGAGTGATTGGCCCAGGCCTGGCTCGTGAAATTGCAAAAGTGTGGCTTTCAACGGAATTTGAAGGCGGCCGCCATGAAAACCGTGTAGGAAAGATTACAGCTTACGAAACGAAGTGAATCTTCCGAAAGGGTGAGCATTTTGATTGAACAATGGAAAAAAGAACTGGATATAATCATTCGTGAATTTAGCGAACAAGTACTTCTAAGAGAAAAGCATATTATAGTAGTTGGCTGCAGCACAAGTGAAGTGGCCGGGAAAAGTATCGGCACAGCCGGAACGGAACAAGTGGCTGAAATGATTTTTGAACGTCTGGACAAGCTCCACAAGGATACGGGGGCAGCTCTCGCCTTTCAATGCTGTGAACATTTGAACAGGGCACTCGTAGTTGAGAGGGCTGTTGCTGAAGCAAAAAGCCTGGATGAAGTAACCGTCATCCCTCACCGCACGGCCGGCGGCGCGATGGCAGCATATGCCTATGAACACTTCAAAGATCCCGTCATGGTAGAGTTTGTCAAGGCAGATGCGGGAATTGATATCGGCGACACCCTGATCGGCATGCATCTGAAGCATGTAGCCGTTCCGATCAGGACCTCACAAAAATCAGTGGGCGAGGCCCACGTCACCATGGCCAAAACCAGGCCGAAACTGATCGGCGGGGCACGGGCGATCTATGAACGTAAACCAGAAAATGAATCATGCAGTTAAACTCTATGGGTGACAGGCACCTATACCACTTCATCAAACTGGTATAGGTGCCTGTCACTTTTTTATGGAACGTGTAACATTCAGGAAGGAAGAACGTGTATAAAGTGCAGCTTTTCTTGAGAAAGGGGAGAAACCGTTGAAAGAAAACAGGCGGGATAGGCTGGATGATTTATATCGGCATTATGCCAGACCGCTTTATTACTATTTATATAAAATGTCAGGCTCCAAGGAAACAGCGGAGGATTTAACTCAGGAAACATTCATTAAGGCAACGATTTCTCTCTCTTTCTATAAACAGGAAGATGTAAGGGCATGGCTATTCAAAGTAGCAAGGAACGCCTATTTGGATGAATGGAGGAAACGGCAGAGGAGAAAGAAGGTTCCTTTTGCCGGCTATTTATTTTCCAGAGATGAAATGACAAGTCCCTATGGGCTGCCGGAGGATGAAGCATTAAATAAAGAATCGAAGAAAAAGTAGCAGACCTTATGAGCTGCCTGCCGGAACAGTATCGGTCCATTTTATATTTAAGAGAATTTGAGTCTTTTAGCTATAGTGAAATCCAGGAGGCGCTGGATCTATCGGAAAATCAAGTAAAGGTGACACTGCATCGGGCCCGGAAAAAGCTGACACAGCTCGCCGATGAACATTGGAGGGAAAAACATGACTGACTGGAACAAAGACCGCGAAAAGAAAATCATGGCCAAATACCGTTTTACCTTAACATTCAGAGTAATGAGGGTCATCGCTGCCTGTCTGCTTTTGTTCTGGGTTTATATGATGGCCGTGAATATATTATCCGATGCCGCCAATAGTGAAAAGAAGCATGTATTTTACAGCAAGGTAGCTCTTGATTGGAAGCATCCGAATCTATATGAGGATTTTGGTGGTTTTGTTAATAAAGAACTAACACCCTTTCTGACACAGAAAATATCTTATCCGATTTCCAGCCAGATTGGCCGCGAATCTCAAACAATCGGGGAGGTTCACATTGAGAAAAGGCTGCTAAATTCGTATTCAACCTTAAAAATCCAGAAATATAAGCCGCAAAACGAAAACATTTACCGTTTCTCTCTGCCTGAAAATCCGAAAAGCGGAAAAAGGCTATCAGCTGAAGGGAAACCAGGTGTTTGGGCATCTCTTGACAAAATACACGACGGGACTGTGGCGGAAATGGCATTTTCCACACAGTCATTCATGGAACCTGAAGATCTTCTGACCTTGTTAGAGCCCTATGACCTGGAAGTCCTTTGGATGCCGCTCTATACAGGGGAACTGAAGGAATTTCAGACGGGGTATGGAAGCGGAGGCAACTCAATCGAATTAACATCCATTTATGGTCTGACTGGAGGAAGGGAAGCAGGAGAAGATTATATGTCAGAGTCGAAATTGGCTCTTAATGAGGAATTTATGGAAGAAAATAAAAAGTTGATGCTGAAACAGATGGAAAACCTGTTAAAAAATGAATCTCAAAGCTATTATGAAAACTTTTTAGGACTGGATCATCTGAAAGAACGTCATCAATATCTGCAAAAAAACGGCTTCACTGTCTATGGAGCAGTCGTTACCGGCCCGGTAAAAGAGCTATTAAAGCTAAAAGAAGAAAAGCAAATCCGTGCGCCATACCTTGGCGAAGTGGATTATTGGAACTGGGAATAAAAGGATGGTGACAGGCACCTATACCACTTCATCAAACTGGTATAGGTGCCTGTCACTTTTTCGGAAAACATGCTAAAATGAAAAAGAATTTTCACAAAAAGATCGATACATAAAAATGGAGAGCCTTAACAAAGCTTTCCTTTATTAAAAGTGTGTTGGAGAAAAGGGAGGATTCTTATGAAGCATTTAGCACAGCAGGATGAGCAGGTTTTCAAGTCGATTCAGGAAGAATTGGGACGCCAGAGATCAAAGATTGAATTAATCGCTTCTGAAAACTTTGTCAGTGAAGCGGTAATGGAAGCACAGGGTTCTGTTTTAACAAACAAGTATGCTGAAGGCTACCCAGGCCGACGCTATTATGGCGGTTGTGAACATGTGGATGTAGTCGAAGATTTAGCACGTGACCGTGCGAAGGAAATTTTCGGAGCAGAGCATGTGAACGTGCAGCCGCACTCAGGTGCACAGGCAAATATGGCTGTATACTTCACTGTCCTTGAACAGGGAGACACTGTTCTTGGCATGAATCTATCCCATGGTGGTCATTTAACTCATGGCAGCCCTGTTAACTTCAGCGGCGTGCAGTACAATTTCGTCGAATATGGGGTGGATAAAGAAACACATCGCATCAATTATGATGATGTGCTTGAAAAGGCCCGTCAGCATAAACCGAAACTAATTGTAGCGGGTGCAAGTGCCTATCCGCGTGAAATTGACTTCAAGCGTTTCCGTGAAATTGCCGATGAAGTCGGTGCCATGCTGATGGTTGATATGGCTCATATTGCAGGTCTTGTAGCTGCTGGGCTTCATCAGAATCCGGTTCCGTTCGCGGACTTTGTTACAACTACCACGCACAAGACATTACGTGGACCGCGCGGCGGCATGATTCTCTGCAAAGAAGAATATGCGAAGAAAATTGATAAATCCATTTTCCCTGGAATCCAGGGCGGTCCTTTAATGCATGTTATTGCGGCAAAAGCGGTTGCCTTCGGCGAAGCGCTTCAGGAAGACTTCAAAACATATGCAGGCAATATTATTTCTAATGCCAAAAAGCTGGCGGAAGCATTGCAGGCTGAAGGAATTGACCTTGTATCACAGGGTACAGACAACCATCTGCTCTTAGTTGATCTCCGCTCCCTTGGTTTAACAGGGAAAGTTGCTGAGAAAGTACTTGATGAGGTCGGCATTACAGTCAACAAAAACACGATTCCTTTCGATCCGGAAAGCCCATTCGTGACAAGCGGCTTCCGCATCGGAACAGCGGCTGTTACGTCCCGCGGATTTGGCGAAAAAGAAATGCAAGAAATTGCATCCATTATTGCCTTCACACTAAAGAATCATGAAGATGAAGGGAAGCTTCAAGAAGCGGCTCAGCGCGTCGAAGCCTTAACAGGCAGCTTCACTTTATACCCTGAATATTAATCAATCAGCCGGCCACAGCAAGAGGCCGGCTTTTGTATGGTTATATAAGGAAATTTCGAACTTCGAGAACTGTCTGGCGCAAGCAGCCTGCCCCCTCGAGGTTACAAGCTTGTCTAGCTGGGGCTCCAGGGACTCTAGGTCTAAGCCCGTTTCCTTTCAAAGGGAAAAATGGCTTCTTACAGGAACCGTCTTATGCTTGAGGCCCGCAGGTCAAGGAAGGCTTCGTCAGCATAATCCTCGCACGAACAAAAGCGGCAGCTTTTGGGAGGATGCGGGTCATGCAGACTCTGCCACAGGACGTGACGCTCTTAGCCTGCGTTCCTTAGGTGAACGAGGCGCTTACGCTTTTCTTTTAAAAATGACTTTTCTTTAACAAAAGCGAATCAT
This window of the Cytobacillus pseudoceanisediminis genome carries:
- the glyA gene encoding serine hydroxymethyltransferase, with product MKHLAQQDEQVFKSIQEELGRQRSKIELIASENFVSEAVMEAQGSVLTNKYAEGYPGRRYYGGCEHVDVVEDLARDRAKEIFGAEHVNVQPHSGAQANMAVYFTVLEQGDTVLGMNLSHGGHLTHGSPVNFSGVQYNFVEYGVDKETHRINYDDVLEKARQHKPKLIVAGASAYPREIDFKRFREIADEVGAMLMVDMAHIAGLVAAGLHQNPVPFADFVTTTTHKTLRGPRGGMILCKEEYAKKIDKSIFPGIQGGPLMHVIAAKAVAFGEALQEDFKTYAGNIISNAKKLAEALQAEGIDLVSQGTDNHLLLVDLRSLGLTGKVAEKVLDEVGITVNKNTIPFDPESPFVTSGFRIGTAAVTSRGFGEKEMQEIASIIAFTLKNHEDEGKLQEAAQRVEALTGSFTLYPEY
- the gsiB gene encoding glucose starvation-inducible protein GsiB, which codes for MAKNNNNNNDKMSREERGRMGGEATSRNHDKEFYQEIGQKGGEATSQNHDKEFYQEIGQKGGEATAENHDSEFYQEIGQKGGEATAENHDKEFYQEIGRKGGEATSENHDRDFYEEIGRKGGNSND
- a CDS encoding manganese efflux pump MntP, with the protein product MSVMIGEILTLALMAFALGMDAFSVGLGMGMYKLRLRQIAKIGITIGLFHVWMPLLGMIAGRFLSNTFGAIAGYAGGGLLLLLGVQMIWSSFRDDEDSLITPVGIGLMIFALSVSLDSFSVGLSLGIYGAKTLLVLVFFGAGATILTWAGLLTGRKVQSWIGSYSEALGGAILLAFGVKLLFL
- the rpiB gene encoding ribose 5-phosphate isomerase B produces the protein MKIAIASDHGGLNLREEIKSLMDEMNIEYEDFGCECETSVDYPDYALPVAEKVAGGEFDKGILICGTGIGMSISANKVKGIRCALVHDVFSAKATREHNDSNILAMGERVIGPGLAREIAKVWLSTEFEGGRHENRVGKITAYETK
- the spoIIR gene encoding stage II sporulation protein R produces the protein MNTKTIVKLYVLILSLGTILSLYIPQTEVTADEPMVIPSEAIRLRILANSDNEEDQAIKRKVRDAINAEITEWVADLTSIEDARELIQSRLPEIQKIAEEVVADEGSDQKVNADFGKVSFPTKLYGQFLYPAGEYEAILITLGEGKGANWWCVLFPPLCFLDFSNGVAVSEGFEEGEKKGEVKAEEIAADTDSEKETAPVYTEEDEEPVEVKFFLAEIWEKIFG
- a CDS encoding low molecular weight protein arginine phosphatase, giving the protein MTKILFVCTGNTCRSPMAEAILKSKSLPGVEVKSAGVFAADGSEASPHTKSVLEEHGIPLQHQSSSMSKELIDWATYILTMTAGHKNTVLSMFPDAGDKTFTLKEFAGAAGDIIDPYGGPVEIYRNTFKDLTEAIEQMLDRVKRPD
- a CDS encoding sigma-70 family RNA polymerase sigma factor, with protein sequence MKENRRDRLDDLYRHYARPLYYYLYKMSGSKETAEDLTQETFIKATISLSFYKQEDVRAWLFKVARNAYLDEWRKRQRRKKVPFAGYLFSRDEMTSPYGLPEDEALNKESKKK
- a CDS encoding anti-sigma factor, encoding MTDWNKDREKKIMAKYRFTLTFRVMRVIAACLLLFWVYMMAVNILSDAANSEKKHVFYSKVALDWKHPNLYEDFGGFVNKELTPFLTQKISYPISSQIGRESQTIGEVHIEKRLLNSYSTLKIQKYKPQNENIYRFSLPENPKSGKRLSAEGKPGVWASLDKIHDGTVAEMAFSTQSFMEPEDLLTLLEPYDLEVLWMPLYTGELKEFQTGYGSGGNSIELTSIYGLTGGREAGEDYMSESKLALNEEFMEENKKLMLKQMENLLKNESQSYYENFLGLDHLKERHQYLQKNGFTVYGAVVTGPVKELLKLKEEKQIRAPYLGEVDYWNWE
- a CDS encoding RNA polymerase sigma factor, with translation MSCLPEQYRSILYLREFESFSYSEIQEALDLSENQVKVTLHRARKKLTQLADEHWREKHD
- a CDS encoding TIGR01440 family protein translates to MIEQWKKELDIIIREFSEQVLLREKHIIVVGCSTSEVAGKSIGTAGTEQVAEMIFERLDKLHKDTGAALAFQCCEHLNRALVVERAVAEAKSLDEVTVIPHRTAGGAMAAYAYEHFKDPVMVEFVKADAGIDIGDTLIGMHLKHVAVPIRTSQKSVGEAHVTMAKTRPKLIGGARAIYERKPENESCS
- a CDS encoding methyl-accepting chemotaxis protein, giving the protein MGEKKGYKFGLRKKLVFFITSLAIITYTTSAIFLYFLFPGIEEMLPFGEAVFTIITLGMGIFWSGVLAFFAAGFIIKPLQKLEKTALMAANGDIGQDAELSKSDDEIRSLGIAFNHMLFNLRDMVHKIDENFRETNEKVIAMSSESSAAAEQADSIARTISEISQGADSSAVSIQSTAESMEDVLRIAQEVQDTAKASQNVSGEMVQDLMESKKVIHSLISGIEKLARDNEESLQTVKRLEQNAVKVEQIIQLVGDIAAQTNLLALNASIEAAREGDHGKGFAVVAEEVRKLADESAQAVQGISELIKNIQEEVRNVVTQISYQVETANNEVKKGTKTNEVIEEMAKVVNEMAASVSAISGLVDNQMEGIQLTSTQSQEVAAIAEETSAGAQEVSAATQHQTAVIGNVERLAIELKEQAEKLNSTITKFKL